The Cryptosporangium phraense genome window below encodes:
- a CDS encoding cupin domain-containing protein, protein MSKPALAQKLDLEPHPEGGWFRQTWRSPVEFAPSGYPGVRAAATGIFFLLAPGEESRWHVVRSDELWVWQSGGPLVLSVGSAPGAPDVRDILLGPEGEFQGLVPGGQWQAARPVGVEPVLVTCVVAPGFEYEDWQLA, encoded by the coding sequence GTGAGCAAACCGGCGCTGGCGCAGAAACTCGACCTGGAACCCCACCCGGAGGGTGGGTGGTTCCGGCAGACCTGGCGGTCGCCGGTGGAGTTCGCGCCTTCGGGATATCCGGGGGTGCGGGCGGCCGCGACGGGGATCTTCTTCCTGCTGGCACCGGGGGAGGAGTCGCGGTGGCACGTGGTTCGCTCGGACGAGCTGTGGGTGTGGCAGTCCGGGGGGCCGTTGGTGTTGTCGGTGGGGTCGGCGCCGGGGGCGCCGGACGTGCGCGACATTCTGCTGGGGCCGGAGGGGGAGTTTCAGGGGTTGGTCCCGGGAGGGCAGTGGCAGGCGGCTCGGCCGGTGGGGGTGGAGCCGGTTTTGGTGACGTGTGTGGTGGCGCCGGGGTTCGAGTACGAGGACTGGCAGCTGGCGTAG
- a CDS encoding PAC2 family protein codes for MPDPAELYEIVGDRELSPDSSPVLLHALDGFLDAGSVAQIAANHLVETLEGTVVAKFDIDLLHDYRARRPPMTFVEDHYESYTPPQLLLHELKDSTGAPFFLLNGPEPDVMWERFTTAVGQLADHFGVRMVVGLGGVPMTIPHTRPTTLTTHGTRPDLVRRPNVWRGNLRVPGSASALLELRLGEAGKDAIGFVAHVPHYLASVEFPQASAALLDAVAEETGLLLPVGSLHAAGVTRLREIDAQLADDPQAVGVVKALEEQYDSFVANRQQAELGGELDENVPSGEELGAELERFLAQLERGDDDTR; via the coding sequence ATGCCGGACCCCGCGGAGCTGTACGAGATCGTCGGCGACCGGGAGCTCTCGCCCGACTCCTCCCCGGTCCTGTTGCACGCCTTGGACGGGTTCCTCGACGCCGGATCGGTCGCCCAGATCGCGGCGAACCACCTGGTCGAGACGCTCGAGGGCACGGTCGTCGCGAAGTTCGACATCGACCTGCTGCACGACTACCGCGCCCGTCGTCCCCCGATGACGTTCGTCGAGGACCACTACGAGTCCTACACGCCGCCGCAGCTGCTGCTGCACGAGCTCAAGGACTCCACCGGTGCGCCGTTCTTCCTGCTCAACGGCCCCGAGCCGGACGTCATGTGGGAGCGGTTCACGACCGCCGTCGGGCAGCTCGCCGACCACTTCGGCGTCCGCATGGTCGTCGGGCTCGGTGGGGTGCCGATGACGATCCCGCACACCCGGCCGACGACGCTGACCACGCACGGGACCCGTCCGGATCTCGTCCGCAGGCCGAACGTCTGGCGGGGCAACCTGCGGGTGCCGGGCAGCGCGTCGGCGCTGCTGGAGCTCCGCCTCGGAGAGGCGGGGAAGGACGCGATCGGGTTCGTGGCGCACGTGCCGCACTACCTCGCGTCGGTCGAGTTCCCGCAGGCCTCAGCCGCGTTGTTGGACGCGGTGGCCGAGGAGACCGGGTTGCTGCTGCCGGTCGGGTCGCTGCACGCGGCCGGGGTCACCCGCCTGCGCGAGATCGACGCCCAGCTGGCGGACGATCCGCAGGCCGTCGGCGTGGTCAAGGCGCTGGAGGAGCAGTACGACTCGTTCGTCGCGAACCGGCAGCAGGCCGAGCTCGGCGGCGAGCTGGACGAGAACGTGCCCAGCGGCGAGGAGCTCGGCGCCGAGCTCGAACGGTTCCTGGCCCAGCTCGAGCGCGGCGACGACGACACCCGCTGA
- the csrA gene encoding carbon storage regulator CsrA: MLVLTRRPGESVMVGDDVVITVLEVRGDVVRLGIRAPRSVPVHREEVFLELRAANQEAASSSEDAVEALSRLIGSEGEKG, encoded by the coding sequence GTGCTCGTGCTGACCCGTCGGCCCGGTGAGAGCGTGATGGTCGGTGATGACGTTGTCATCACCGTGCTCGAAGTCCGGGGGGATGTGGTCCGGCTCGGGATACGGGCGCCCCGCAGTGTGCCGGTACACCGGGAAGAAGTGTTTCTCGAGCTGCGCGCCGCGAATCAGGAAGCGGCGTCGTCCAGCGAGGATGCGGTCGAGGCGCTGAGCCGTCTCATCGGCAGCGAGGGCGAGAAGGGCTGA
- the fliW gene encoding flagellar assembly protein FliW, translating into MSLEASAQNAEAKAAAAGDLPTIEFVTPMPGFPGMTSFVLVRLDEVGLLNSLRSVDDPELRFITIAPHQFFPQYEPEIDDETIAALGTKDPSQLLVLLIVTAGDTPRDSTANLMAPIVVDPMTMRAAQCVLTGSNLPVRAPLA; encoded by the coding sequence ATGTCCCTCGAGGCTTCCGCGCAGAACGCGGAGGCGAAGGCGGCTGCCGCCGGCGACCTGCCGACGATCGAGTTCGTCACGCCGATGCCGGGCTTCCCGGGGATGACGAGCTTCGTCCTGGTCCGGCTGGACGAGGTCGGTCTGCTGAACTCACTGCGGTCGGTCGACGATCCGGAGCTGCGGTTCATCACGATCGCTCCGCATCAGTTCTTCCCGCAGTACGAGCCGGAGATCGACGACGAGACGATCGCCGCGCTCGGGACCAAGGACCCGAGCCAGCTGCTCGTGCTGCTGATCGTCACGGCCGGTGACACACCGCGGGACTCGACGGCGAACCTGATGGCTCCGATCGTCGTCGACCCGATGACGATGCGGGCAGCACAGTGCGTGCTGACCGGGAGCAACCTGCCGGTCCGGGCTCCCCTCGCCTAG
- the flgL gene encoding flagellar hook-associated protein FlgL: protein MVIRVTERSLSHNAMRGLQSNQARLSQTENQLTSGKLISKPSDSPTGTMTAMLLRSDMRTQEQYSRNASDGKNWLNTIDSTLGSVNDNAQRARDLMLQGMSAGAGGSDTARGAIAAEVDQIRDAMIGLANTKYVDRPVFGGTTDGSAAYDKAGNYLGDSGSVNRTVAEGTKLRVDTNGEEVFGTGDNQIFKVLSDISDHMKNDPSKLSDDLDRLDGAMNTIRTTQASVGARSNRIDAMQQTANDRQLELQGQLTEVEDIDLPKTITDMTLQQTAYQAALGATAKVIQPSLMDFLR from the coding sequence GTGGTCATCCGCGTCACCGAACGCTCGCTCTCGCACAACGCGATGCGCGGGCTGCAGTCGAACCAGGCTCGGCTGAGCCAGACCGAGAACCAGCTGACCAGCGGAAAGCTGATCTCGAAGCCGTCCGATTCGCCGACCGGCACGATGACCGCGATGCTGCTGCGCAGCGACATGCGGACGCAGGAGCAGTACTCGCGCAACGCCTCGGACGGCAAGAACTGGCTCAACACGATCGACTCGACGCTGGGCTCGGTCAACGACAACGCCCAGCGCGCCCGCGACCTGATGCTCCAGGGCATGTCGGCCGGCGCCGGCGGCTCGGACACCGCGCGCGGAGCGATCGCGGCCGAGGTCGACCAGATCCGCGACGCGATGATCGGGCTGGCCAACACCAAGTACGTCGACCGCCCGGTGTTCGGCGGCACCACCGACGGGTCGGCCGCCTACGACAAGGCCGGCAACTACCTCGGTGACAGCGGCTCGGTGAACCGGACGGTCGCCGAGGGCACGAAGCTCCGGGTCGACACCAACGGCGAAGAGGTCTTCGGCACCGGCGACAACCAGATCTTCAAGGTGCTCTCCGACATCTCCGACCACATGAAGAACGACCCGTCGAAGCTGAGCGACGACCTGGACCGTCTCGACGGCGCGATGAACACGATCCGGACCACGCAGGCCAGCGTCGGCGCCCGGTCGAACCGGATCGACGCGATGCAGCAGACGGCCAACGACCGGCAGCTCGAGCTCCAGGGCCAGCTGACCGAGGTCGAGGACATCGACCTGCCCAAGACCATCACGGACATGACCTTGCAGCAGACCGCCTACCAGGCCGCACTCGGCGCGACCGCCAAGGTCATCCAGCCCTCCCTGATGGATTTCCTCCGGTAG
- the flgK gene encoding flagellar hook-associated protein FlgK, which produces MSSTFSGISTALSSLRAQRQGLDVSGQNIANVNTEGYSRQRTEMTSVEGVSNVPTIWAKQDPVGTGVNVGDVSRVRDELLEARVRTEHAHNSYLSGQNATYDSIQNVFKEPSDTGLQERMSTMWSSFQDLANNPGDDATRTAVLQQASAVSTSLNGASTTLGTIFSSARSAAKSQVDDINTTAAEVASLNKGLMQAKIGGLPANELADRRDALVLKLADLAGATATVRDNGAVDVSLFGSTLVSGTAARTMQVNGANTLSDQAANPVSMSFTDNGQPAIVTSGELGSSLETLNSVVPKYAKSLDDVATKMISTVNGIHTAGFDKNGDPGGPFFTGTDAGSIQVAITDPSKVAASDNANGRLDGGNADALGDLATSGSGPDVSYRQLVADLGVTAKSATLKADTQSTITADLDSSHEATSGVSLDEEMSNLLTYQRAYEAAAKLMNTVDQTLNTLINSTGR; this is translated from the coding sequence ATGTCCAGTACGTTCTCCGGAATCTCCACCGCGCTCAGCTCGCTGCGCGCCCAGCGCCAGGGCCTCGACGTCTCCGGGCAGAACATCGCGAACGTCAACACCGAGGGCTACAGCCGGCAGCGCACCGAGATGACGTCGGTCGAAGGCGTCTCCAACGTCCCGACGATCTGGGCCAAGCAGGACCCGGTGGGCACCGGCGTCAACGTCGGCGACGTCTCCCGGGTGCGGGACGAACTGCTCGAGGCCCGGGTGCGCACCGAGCACGCTCACAACTCGTACCTGTCGGGGCAGAACGCGACCTACGACAGCATCCAGAACGTCTTCAAGGAGCCCAGCGACACCGGGCTGCAGGAACGCATGTCGACGATGTGGTCGTCGTTCCAGGACCTGGCCAACAACCCCGGCGACGACGCCACCCGGACGGCGGTGCTGCAGCAGGCCAGCGCGGTGTCGACGTCGCTGAACGGTGCCAGCACGACGCTCGGGACGATCTTCAGCTCGGCCCGGTCGGCGGCGAAGTCCCAGGTCGACGACATCAACACGACCGCGGCCGAGGTCGCGAGCCTGAACAAGGGCCTCATGCAGGCGAAGATCGGCGGCCTGCCGGCCAACGAGCTGGCCGACCGGCGCGACGCGCTCGTCCTCAAGCTCGCCGACCTGGCCGGTGCCACCGCGACGGTCCGCGACAACGGCGCGGTCGACGTCTCGCTGTTCGGCTCGACGCTGGTCAGCGGCACCGCCGCCCGGACGATGCAGGTCAACGGCGCGAACACGCTCTCCGACCAGGCCGCCAACCCGGTCTCGATGAGCTTCACCGACAACGGACAGCCGGCGATCGTGACGTCCGGCGAACTGGGGTCGTCGCTGGAGACGCTGAACTCGGTGGTGCCGAAGTACGCGAAGTCGCTGGACGACGTCGCGACGAAGATGATCTCGACCGTCAACGGCATCCACACGGCCGGCTTCGACAAGAACGGCGACCCCGGCGGCCCGTTCTTCACCGGCACCGACGCCGGGTCGATCCAGGTCGCGATCACCGACCCGAGCAAGGTCGCGGCGTCCGACAACGCGAACGGCCGGCTCGACGGCGGCAACGCGGACGCGCTGGGCGACCTCGCCACCTCGGGCTCCGGCCCGGACGTGAGCTACCGGCAGCTCGTCGCCGACCTCGGCGTCACCGCGAAGAGCGCGACGCTCAAGGCCGACACCCAGTCCACGATCACCGCCGACCTGGACAGCTCCCACGAGGCCACGTCCGGCGTGAGCCTCGACGAGGAGATGTCGAACCTGCTCACGTACCAGCGCGCGTACGAGGCCGCCGCGAAGTTGATGAACACCGTCGACCAGACGCTGAACACGCTGATCAACAGCACCGGCCGGTAA
- the flgN gene encoding flagellar export chaperone FlgN, whose translation MLELLLFKLEEEQLVLASARTRWLAHATREVELVLEQIRQVEVLRAAEVEVVAALLGLPPNPSLSALSEAAPDPWGKLFGEHRKAFLTLTAEITALADANRDLLTSGHRAVRETLLTVGGAVETYGPRGGTVTAGVRPRLVDEAM comes from the coding sequence ATGCTCGAACTGCTGCTCTTCAAGCTCGAAGAGGAGCAGCTGGTCCTGGCCTCGGCCCGCACTCGCTGGCTCGCTCACGCTACCCGCGAGGTCGAGCTGGTGCTGGAACAGATCCGTCAGGTCGAAGTACTGCGTGCCGCCGAGGTCGAGGTGGTCGCCGCTCTGCTGGGGCTCCCGCCGAACCCGAGCCTCTCCGCACTGTCCGAGGCCGCCCCGGACCCCTGGGGAAAGCTGTTCGGCGAGCACCGCAAGGCCTTCCTCACCCTGACCGCGGAGATCACCGCCCTTGCTGACGCCAACCGCGACCTGCTCACCTCCGGCCACCGCGCGGTCCGGGAGACCCTGCTCACCGTCGGCGGCGCCGTGGAGACCTACGGCCCGCGGGGCGGCACCGTGACCGCGGGGGTACGACCCCGACTCGTCGATGAGGCGATGTAG
- a CDS encoding sigma-70 family RNA polymerase sigma factor has product MNDRQVEDLVREHLPLVGHLVREMLGRVPAHVNRDDLTSAGLAALAAAAKTYDPSRGTPFGSFATVRIRGALLDELRGLDWASRSVRHRARKIETATAELTAQLGRTPTDTELAETLGVAVAELHSAADDVQRAVVLSLQGFAAGTAEDLVPDRTQGPEELLLHREKIGYLHQAISALPERLRAVVESYFLDERPMAVIAAELGVTESRVSQLRAEALTLLRDGINSQLDPDQVAGADRPEGCVARRRAAYYADVATRGDLRTRLSHTTPLGTPTRAAG; this is encoded by the coding sequence GTGAACGACCGGCAGGTCGAGGACCTGGTCCGCGAGCATCTGCCGCTCGTCGGTCACCTCGTCCGCGAGATGCTGGGCCGCGTTCCCGCGCACGTCAACCGTGACGACCTCACCTCGGCCGGCCTCGCTGCGCTCGCCGCGGCGGCCAAGACCTACGACCCGTCCCGGGGTACGCCGTTCGGGTCGTTCGCCACCGTCCGGATCCGCGGTGCGCTCCTCGACGAACTGCGCGGCCTCGACTGGGCCAGCCGGTCCGTCCGCCACCGCGCGCGCAAGATCGAGACCGCCACGGCCGAGCTGACCGCTCAGCTCGGCCGTACGCCCACCGACACCGAGCTCGCCGAGACGCTCGGCGTCGCGGTGGCTGAGCTCCATTCGGCGGCCGACGACGTCCAGCGCGCCGTCGTGCTCTCGCTGCAGGGGTTCGCGGCCGGGACGGCCGAGGACCTGGTGCCCGACCGCACCCAGGGACCCGAGGAGCTGCTGCTCCACCGGGAGAAGATCGGCTACCTGCACCAGGCCATCTCGGCGCTGCCCGAGCGGCTGCGCGCGGTCGTCGAATCGTACTTCCTCGACGAGCGTCCGATGGCCGTGATCGCGGCCGAGCTCGGCGTCACCGAGTCGCGGGTCTCGCAGCTGCGGGCCGAGGCGCTGACCCTGCTGCGCGACGGGATCAACTCCCAGCTCGACCCGGACCAGGTCGCCGGGGCCGACCGGCCCGAGGGCTGCGTCGCCCGCCGGCGCGCCGCCTACTACGCCGACGTCGCCACCCGGGGCGATCTGCGCACCCGTCTGTCCCACACCACACCCCTGGGAACACCCACCAGGGCGGCCGGTTGA
- a CDS encoding PHP domain-containing protein — MTSYPPDGHVHTQFSWDAPFGNMERTCARAVELGLPSIAFTEHADFGRTILVDSDPTHLPGWLAAHTDEHGVVTPPDLAVENYLAEVARCRELFPGLRILTGVELSEPHWHARRTADLIDLGGFDRILGSVHNLRHVDDRTQEVREYDSGDAYRVLATETVIRSYLAEVEKLATGSDAFGVLAHIDFPVRYWPSGAAPFDPATFEEEYRVALRALARSGRALEVNTRVPLDPVIVRWWYQEGGETLTFGSDAHRPDDLANGLREAAAMVETIGFRPGAHPYDLWRR; from the coding sequence ATGACCTCGTACCCGCCCGATGGGCACGTACATACGCAGTTCAGCTGGGATGCACCGTTCGGCAACATGGAGCGCACCTGCGCCCGGGCGGTCGAGCTCGGGTTACCGTCGATCGCCTTCACCGAGCACGCCGACTTCGGCCGGACGATCCTCGTCGACAGCGACCCCACCCACCTCCCGGGCTGGCTGGCCGCGCACACCGACGAGCACGGGGTCGTCACTCCCCCGGACCTCGCGGTCGAGAACTACCTGGCCGAGGTCGCCCGCTGCCGGGAGCTGTTCCCCGGGCTGCGCATCCTGACCGGCGTCGAGCTCTCCGAGCCGCACTGGCACGCGCGTCGCACGGCCGACCTGATCGACCTCGGCGGCTTCGACCGGATCCTCGGCTCGGTGCACAACCTGCGTCACGTCGACGACCGGACCCAGGAGGTCCGCGAGTACGACAGCGGCGACGCCTACCGGGTGCTGGCCACCGAGACCGTGATTCGAAGCTATCTGGCCGAGGTCGAGAAGCTCGCCACCGGGTCGGACGCCTTCGGAGTGCTGGCCCACATCGACTTCCCGGTGCGGTACTGGCCGTCCGGCGCGGCTCCGTTCGACCCGGCGACGTTCGAGGAGGAGTACCGCGTCGCGCTGCGGGCGCTGGCCCGCTCCGGCCGGGCGCTGGAGGTGAACACCCGGGTTCCGCTCGACCCGGTGATCGTGCGCTGGTGGTACCAGGAGGGCGGCGAGACGCTGACGTTCGGGAGCGACGCCCACCGCCCGGACGATCTCGCCAACGGGCTCCGGGAGGCGGCGGCGATGGTGGAGACGATCGGTTTCCGCCCCGGCGCCCACCCGTACGACCTCTGGCGGCGCTGA
- a CDS encoding flagellin — MSLRINTNVSAANAYRNLSVNDKSVSGSMEKLSSGLRINRAADDAAGLSVSEGLKSQIGGLTVAARNAQDGVNVAQTADGALGETSSILQRMRDLSVQAANSGSQDSDAKAAANTEFGALNKELDRIVQSTKFGSQSLLDGSYNGAFQVDSASKNTNAGAQINVDLSTATLTAGGNITGLDSNGLGTASLDLTSDPSAAIDQLDKAIKGVSSARSQIGAVQNRFEHTINNVNVAIENLSASKSSITDTDMAQEMVKFSKNQILTQAGTSMLAQANQSGQGVLKLLG; from the coding sequence ATGTCGCTTCGCATCAACACCAACGTCTCGGCCGCGAACGCCTACCGCAACCTGTCGGTCAACGACAAGTCGGTGTCGGGCTCGATGGAGAAGTTGTCCTCCGGTCTGCGCATCAACCGCGCCGCGGACGACGCGGCCGGCCTCTCGGTCAGTGAGGGCCTGAAGTCGCAGATCGGTGGCCTCACGGTCGCGGCCCGCAACGCGCAGGACGGCGTCAACGTCGCCCAGACCGCGGACGGCGCGCTCGGCGAGACCTCGTCGATCCTGCAGCGCATGCGTGACCTGTCGGTGCAGGCCGCGAACTCCGGTTCGCAGGACTCGGACGCCAAGGCCGCGGCCAACACCGAGTTCGGGGCCCTGAACAAGGAACTCGACCGGATCGTGCAGTCGACCAAGTTCGGTAGCCAGTCGCTGCTCGACGGCAGCTACAACGGCGCGTTCCAGGTCGACTCGGCCTCGAAGAACACGAACGCCGGTGCGCAGATCAACGTCGACCTGAGCACCGCCACGCTGACCGCCGGCGGCAACATCACCGGGCTGGACTCGAACGGCCTGGGCACCGCGTCGCTGGACCTCACCTCGGACCCGAGCGCGGCGATCGACCAGCTCGACAAGGCGATCAAGGGTGTCTCCAGCGCCCGGTCCCAGATCGGTGCCGTGCAGAACCGGTTCGAGCACACGATCAACAACGTCAACGTCGCGATCGAGAACCTGAGCGCGTCGAAGTCGAGCATCACCGACACCGACATGGCCCAGGAAATGGTCAAGTTCTCGAAGAACCAGATCCTGACCCAGGCCGGTACCTCGATGCTGGCGCAGGCGAACCAGAGCGGCCAGGGCGTCCTGAAGCTCCTCGGCTGA
- the fliD gene encoding flagellar filament capping protein FliD, whose translation MTTSIGGLASGLDTTTLINSLIQAESAPQTALKTKVSDYTTSNSAYQTINGKMKSLLTAAQDLTRYDAFKVAKATSTSTDVVATASTGAQTGDMTFSVTKLANAHRVTAAFASTDTAAVTDGSSFNLTVGTGDDAKQTSISLGDEPNTPQGVANAINNAKLGVRASVVTTDSGPVLQLASTKSGAANAFTLDGLTSDPKVMTAGADAELTVGDPAAGGFKVTSSSNTFTGVMPGVTITANKLASDVTVGVNSDTDAMATKMQALVDAANGALAQISSAAASGVSSTPGSKATGGPLAGDYTVRQLSSQMLSAVSTGQSGFGSFKQLGIELTRDGKLQFNKDNFVKAYNDDPAKIQDAVSNGLAKTLESVSKSATDVVSGTLTQKIQSGTTMISRLNQEISDWDVKLADRRSALQRQFTAMETALNNVKSQSNWLSSQTAAANSSSS comes from the coding sequence ATGACCACCAGCATCGGAGGCCTCGCCAGCGGCCTCGACACCACGACGCTGATCAACTCCCTGATCCAGGCCGAGTCCGCGCCGCAGACCGCGTTGAAGACGAAGGTCTCGGACTACACGACCAGCAACTCGGCCTACCAGACGATCAACGGCAAGATGAAGTCGCTGCTCACCGCGGCGCAGGACCTCACCAGGTACGACGCGTTCAAGGTCGCGAAGGCCACCTCGACCTCGACCGACGTCGTCGCCACGGCGAGCACCGGCGCCCAGACCGGCGACATGACGTTCTCGGTGACGAAGCTCGCGAACGCCCACCGGGTCACCGCCGCGTTCGCCTCCACCGACACCGCCGCGGTCACCGACGGCAGCAGCTTCAACCTGACCGTCGGCACCGGCGACGACGCGAAACAGACGTCGATCTCGCTCGGCGACGAGCCCAACACCCCGCAGGGTGTGGCGAACGCGATCAACAACGCGAAGCTCGGGGTCCGCGCCTCGGTCGTGACGACCGACTCCGGCCCGGTCCTGCAGCTGGCTTCGACGAAGTCCGGCGCGGCGAACGCGTTCACGCTCGACGGGCTGACGTCCGACCCGAAGGTGATGACCGCCGGCGCCGACGCCGAGCTCACCGTCGGCGACCCGGCCGCCGGTGGCTTCAAGGTCACCAGCAGCAGCAACACGTTCACCGGGGTCATGCCCGGCGTGACGATCACCGCCAACAAGCTCGCGAGCGACGTCACCGTCGGCGTGAACAGCGACACCGACGCGATGGCGACCAAGATGCAGGCGCTGGTCGACGCGGCGAACGGCGCGCTCGCGCAGATCAGCTCGGCGGCGGCGTCGGGCGTGTCGTCCACGCCCGGGTCGAAGGCGACCGGTGGGCCGCTGGCCGGCGACTACACGGTCCGGCAGCTCTCCAGCCAGATGCTCAGCGCGGTCAGCACCGGCCAGTCCGGGTTCGGCAGCTTCAAGCAGCTGGGCATCGAGCTGACCCGGGACGGCAAGCTCCAGTTCAACAAGGACAACTTCGTCAAGGCCTACAACGACGACCCGGCGAAGATCCAGGACGCGGTGTCCAACGGGTTGGCCAAGACCCTCGAGTCGGTCAGCAAGAGCGCTACCGACGTGGTCAGCGGCACGCTCACCCAGAAGATCCAGAGCGGCACGACGATGATCTCCCGCTTGAACCAGGAGATCTCCGACTGGGACGTCAAGCTGGCCGACCGCCGGTCCGCGCTGCAGCGGCAGTTCACCGCGATGGAGACCGCCCTGAACAACGTCAAGAGCCAGTCGAACTGGCTGAGCAGCCAGACCGCCGCCGCCAACTCGAGCAGTAGCTGA
- the fliS gene encoding flagellar export chaperone FliS, translating into MTNPLRARYLADSITTASPARLLVMLYDRLVLDISQGADAIREGRRMVASEKLIHAQDIIAELLGTLDLDAWEGAANVAALYRWMLSELVGANIQQDAARADACRELATELRDAWREAAMTAGAAGS; encoded by the coding sequence ATGACGAACCCGCTGCGTGCCCGCTACCTGGCCGACAGCATCACCACGGCGTCGCCGGCCCGCCTGCTCGTGATGCTCTACGACCGCCTCGTGCTCGACATCAGCCAGGGCGCGGACGCGATCCGCGAGGGGCGGCGGATGGTCGCGTCGGAGAAGCTGATCCACGCCCAGGACATCATCGCCGAGCTCCTGGGCACGCTCGACCTGGACGCCTGGGAGGGCGCGGCGAACGTCGCCGCGCTCTACCGCTGGATGCTCTCGGAGCTCGTCGGCGCGAACATCCAGCAGGACGCGGCCCGCGCCGACGCGTGCCGCGAGCTGGCCACCGAGCTCCGGGACGCCTGGCGGGAAGCGGCGATGACCGCCGGCGCGGCCGGGTCCTGA
- the flgB gene encoding flagellar basal body rod protein FlgB: MFDSVTTSVLKTAMDGLAMRQRVTADNVANINTPQFLAGRVEFEDALRQAVDAGNGFDGETKARISQAALADQASQPTMARSLEPTRTDGNNVNLDHEVISNIDTQLRYQLMIRAMDDQFGALRTVAGSAG; the protein is encoded by the coding sequence GTGTTCGACTCGGTGACTACCTCGGTGCTCAAGACCGCGATGGACGGTCTGGCGATGCGCCAGCGCGTCACGGCCGACAACGTCGCGAACATCAACACCCCGCAGTTCCTGGCCGGGCGCGTCGAGTTCGAGGACGCCCTGCGGCAGGCGGTGGACGCCGGCAACGGCTTCGACGGCGAGACGAAGGCCCGGATCAGCCAGGCCGCACTGGCCGACCAGGCGTCCCAGCCGACGATGGCCCGCTCGCTCGAGCCGACCCGCACCGACGGCAACAACGTGAACCTCGATCACGAGGTCATCAGCAACATCGATACCCAGCTGCGCTACCAGCTGATGATCCGCGCGATGGACGACCAGTTCGGCGCCCTGCGCACCGTCGCCGGTAGCGCCGGCTGA
- the flgC gene encoding flagellar basal body rod protein FlgC, translating to MTLFPAIGISGTGVTVHRKWLDAISDNLANINDVRPTSGEAYRAKSVIAQAVDYGDGNSGVQVGGIVEGNPEGRLVYAPDNPQADAEGYVRMPDIDLGDQMGQLLMAQRGYQANLAVIDRAKDSYQQAIQLGKG from the coding sequence ATGACGCTCTTTCCCGCGATCGGGATCTCCGGCACCGGTGTCACCGTGCACCGCAAGTGGCTGGACGCGATCTCCGACAACCTCGCGAACATCAACGACGTCCGGCCCACGAGCGGCGAGGCGTACCGGGCCAAGTCGGTGATCGCCCAGGCCGTCGACTACGGCGACGGCAACAGCGGCGTGCAGGTCGGCGGGATCGTCGAGGGCAACCCCGAGGGCCGGCTCGTCTACGCGCCGGACAACCCGCAGGCCGACGCCGAGGGGTACGTCCGGATGCCGGACATCGACCTGGGCGACCAGATGGGCCAGCTCCTGATGGCCCAGCGCGGCTACCAGGCCAACCTGGCCGTGATCGACCGGGCCAAGGACTCCTACCAGCAGGCCATTCAACTCGGGAAGGGCTGA
- the fliE gene encoding flagellar hook-basal body complex protein FliE, translating into MSSPISAIGSLSAAGLSAGGIGASDPVAPSVVSALSVSGVGGNASTSLDAASNNGETTESANNFAATLADSLQDLQAMQAKKDDLAVKAATGNLNDVHDYTIAATEAQLATQLTVAVRDKAVAAFQEIMRMQ; encoded by the coding sequence ATGTCGAGCCCCATCTCCGCGATCGGTTCGCTCTCCGCCGCCGGGCTGTCGGCCGGCGGCATCGGCGCCTCCGACCCCGTCGCCCCGTCCGTCGTCTCGGCCCTGTCGGTCAGCGGCGTCGGCGGGAACGCGTCCACGTCGTTGGACGCGGCCAGCAACAACGGCGAGACGACCGAGAGCGCGAATAACTTCGCCGCGACGCTCGCCGACAGCCTGCAGGACCTGCAGGCGATGCAGGCCAAGAAGGACGACCTGGCGGTCAAGGCCGCCACCGGCAACCTCAACGACGTGCACGACTACACGATCGCGGCGACCGAGGCCCAGCTGGCGACCCAGCTGACGGTCGCGGTCCGGGACAAGGCCGTGGCCGCGTTCCAAGAGATCATGCGGATGCAGTGA